The following proteins are encoded in a genomic region of Leptospira fainei serovar Hurstbridge str. BUT 6:
- the gcvP gene encoding aminomethyl-transferring glycine dehydrogenase — translation MNAATSKPTGNTKSENQLSPLDTFLRRHVGPDLEQTKDMLSLLDLPSLDELVAKSVPEGIRLLQSLNLPERSTERKILEDLKEIASKNKIFRSYIGAGYHGSVLPYVIQRNILENPGWYTAYTPYQAEISQGRLEALLNFQTMIMDLTGLEIANASLLDEATAAAEAVFLAFAVKKQETAKLLFVSELCHPQTIDVIRTRAFPLGIEVNVGDHNTAELNEDYFAVVVQYPGTDGSIHNYERFFELAHNVGALTICAADLMSLTVLKPPGEFGADVAVGTNQRFGLPFGFGGPHAGYFATKDEFKRNMPGRLIGVSKDSQGKPGLRLSLQTREQHIRRDKATSNICTAQVLLAVLSSMYAIYHGPNGLKEIALRIHKLTETLAKNLIKLGIEIENKSYFDTITINLGSKAAAVLKSARDKGINLRDFQNGKIAIALDETVEIKDLEDLLSVFGGSSLDLSLIEESIPSEFRRASEYLTHPVFHSYHTETKMLRYIRKLESRDLSLTTSMIPLGSCTMKLNATVEMLPVTWPEFSSLHPFAPAEQTEGYKTIFRQLEAWLSQVTGFPGISLQPNAGSQGEYAGLLAIRNYHLSKGDADRNICLIPISAHGTNPASAAMAGFKVVVVACDADGNVDVADLKEKAREHSNDLAALMITYPSTHGVYEESIKEICSIIHEYGGLVYMDGANMNAQVGITRPADIGADVCHLNLHKTFCIPHGGGGPGVGPIGVAKHLIPFLPGHPLIDNGTGNMHGAVSAAPWGSASIVLISWVYIALLGSKGLEHATKVAILNANYIAKRLENYYPVLYKGKQGFVAHECILDVRPFKKTSGIEVEDVAKRLMDYGFHAPTMSFPVPGTLMIEPTESESQEELDRFCEAMILIHDEIKEIADGKADPKDNPLKNAPHTAAMVISDSWKHAYTREKAAYPASWTKEHKFWPYVGRIDNVYGDRNLVCSCLPIEDYLEN, via the coding sequence GAGCGTTCAACTGAAAGAAAAATCTTAGAGGACCTAAAGGAAATCGCATCCAAGAATAAGATATTTCGTTCTTATATCGGAGCCGGATACCACGGAAGCGTCCTTCCTTACGTAATTCAAAGGAATATTCTAGAAAATCCGGGCTGGTATACCGCTTATACTCCGTATCAAGCGGAAATTTCCCAAGGACGTTTGGAAGCGCTATTAAACTTCCAAACAATGATCATGGATCTTACAGGCTTAGAAATTGCGAATGCCTCCCTGCTTGACGAAGCGACGGCCGCTGCAGAAGCCGTTTTTTTAGCGTTCGCTGTCAAGAAACAGGAAACTGCAAAACTTCTGTTCGTTTCCGAACTCTGCCATCCGCAAACGATTGATGTGATTCGTACCCGTGCATTCCCACTCGGAATCGAAGTGAACGTCGGCGATCATAATACCGCCGAACTTAACGAGGATTATTTTGCGGTCGTAGTTCAATATCCGGGAACGGATGGAAGCATTCACAATTACGAACGATTTTTTGAGCTGGCGCATAATGTAGGAGCTCTTACAATCTGTGCCGCCGACCTGATGTCTTTGACCGTTCTTAAACCGCCTGGCGAATTCGGAGCGGATGTAGCGGTCGGAACGAATCAAAGATTCGGTTTGCCGTTCGGATTCGGTGGCCCGCATGCCGGATATTTTGCGACTAAGGACGAATTTAAAAGAAATATGCCCGGCCGTTTGATAGGCGTCTCGAAAGACAGTCAAGGAAAACCGGGATTGCGGTTATCTCTACAAACAAGAGAGCAACATATTCGCCGAGATAAAGCCACTTCGAATATATGCACGGCGCAAGTATTATTAGCGGTCCTTTCATCGATGTATGCGATTTATCACGGCCCGAACGGTCTAAAAGAAATCGCATTAAGGATTCATAAACTAACGGAAACCTTGGCCAAGAATCTGATTAAATTGGGCATCGAGATAGAAAACAAATCTTACTTTGATACGATTACGATCAACCTCGGATCGAAGGCCGCAGCAGTTCTAAAAAGCGCCCGCGATAAAGGCATTAATCTTCGAGATTTTCAAAACGGGAAAATCGCGATCGCTCTAGATGAAACTGTTGAAATTAAGGATTTAGAGGACTTGTTATCGGTCTTTGGCGGATCTTCACTGGATCTTTCTCTGATCGAGGAATCCATTCCAAGCGAATTCCGAAGAGCTTCGGAGTATTTAACGCATCCTGTTTTCCATTCATACCACACTGAAACTAAGATGTTGCGCTACATTCGCAAATTAGAATCGAGAGATCTGTCGTTGACCACTTCGATGATTCCACTCGGATCCTGTACGATGAAATTGAATGCTACCGTCGAGATGCTTCCGGTCACCTGGCCCGAGTTTTCTTCCTTGCACCCGTTTGCTCCGGCAGAACAAACGGAAGGATATAAAACGATCTTCCGCCAGCTCGAAGCCTGGCTTTCTCAGGTCACAGGATTTCCCGGAATTTCCTTACAACCGAATGCAGGTTCTCAAGGCGAATATGCAGGTCTTTTAGCAATCCGAAATTATCATTTATCGAAAGGAGATGCAGATAGAAATATTTGCTTAATTCCGATTTCCGCCCATGGAACCAACCCGGCCTCGGCCGCAATGGCCGGATTTAAAGTGGTCGTCGTGGCTTGTGACGCCGACGGAAACGTGGACGTGGCCGACTTAAAGGAAAAGGCAAGGGAACACTCGAATGATTTAGCCGCCTTAATGATTACCTATCCTTCTACTCATGGCGTGTATGAGGAATCCATTAAGGAAATCTGTTCTATCATTCATGAATACGGCGGCCTAGTGTATATGGACGGCGCGAATATGAACGCGCAGGTCGGAATCACAAGGCCGGCCGATATCGGAGCCGATGTTTGCCATTTGAATCTCCACAAAACGTTCTGCATTCCGCATGGCGGCGGAGGTCCGGGAGTAGGTCCGATCGGTGTGGCTAAACACTTAATTCCTTTCTTACCCGGACATCCACTCATCGATAACGGAACAGGAAATATGCATGGTGCAGTTTCTGCCGCTCCGTGGGGAAGCGCGAGTATCGTACTGATTTCATGGGTATACATCGCCCTATTAGGCAGTAAGGGACTAGAGCATGCTACGAAAGTCGCAATTTTAAACGCTAACTATATAGCAAAGCGCCTAGAAAATTATTACCCGGTATTGTACAAGGGGAAGCAGGGCTTCGTTGCCCACGAATGTATCTTGGATGTTCGTCCGTTTAAGAAGACATCGGGAATCGAAGTTGAGGACGTTGCCAAGCGATTGATGGACTATGGATTTCATGCTCCGACAATGTCTTTTCCGGTTCCGGGTACGTTGATGATCGAGCCGACGGAATCCGAATCGCAGGAAGAATTGGATCGCTTCTGCGAAGCGATGATTCTGATTCACGACGAAATCAAAGAAATTGCGGACGGAAAGGCCGACCCGAAAGATAATCCTCTCAAAAACGCTCCTCATACTGCTGCGATGGTCATATCAGATTCTTGGAAGCACGCGTACACTCGTGAAAAAGCGGCATATCCCGCAAGCTGGACGAAAGAACATAAGTTCTGGCCTTACGTGGGTAGAATTGATAACGTTTATGGAGACCGCAATCTAGTTTGCTCTTGTCTTCCGATCGAAGACTATCTAGAAAACTAA
- a CDS encoding c-type cytochrome: protein MRFLQIVSIIAATVLSILFFSCLSSQPKPELSKKPKMFSEELLSFANVYWTQKCSACHGTSGIPPEGLLPIPRKFGTFGMKMGFFFGGDKMRAGIFRTIRDGKNRSMPSFGKELSEEQLWALVNKIERLPD from the coding sequence ATGCGATTCCTTCAAATTGTTTCGATAATTGCTGCGACGGTTTTGAGTATTTTATTCTTTAGCTGCCTTTCATCTCAACCGAAACCGGAACTTTCAAAAAAGCCGAAAATGTTTAGCGAAGAGCTTCTATCCTTCGCGAACGTTTACTGGACGCAAAAATGCTCGGCTTGTCACGGGACATCCGGGATACCACCGGAAGGCCTGCTGCCGATTCCCCGAAAGTTCGGGACATTCGGAATGAAAATGGGATTTTTCTTTGGCGGGGACAAGATGAGAGCTGGAATTTTCAGGACCATACGCGACGGAAAAAACCGGAGCATGCCCTCTTTCGGCAAAGAATTGAGTGAAGAACAGCTATGGGCCTTAGTGAATAAGATCGAACGATTACCCGATTAA
- a CDS encoding biosynthetic peptidoglycan transglycosylase, whose translation MISSHNSDSNLYRRIKQSFVRIIILLLTVGLIYFQTFPEKQILFSENRLVYLPENLESVLLESDWVRLDELPSGSTNYLVEVEDARFYRHAGYSLSDIQSSVLQAIIFFRKLRGASTIDQQLARTLFLSRDKTLSRKLREIRIAQSLDSELGKKGILEYYLNLVYWGRGLNGIHKSSEYYFRKHPRNLELREFKALVQILKKPDAYSREEVRSLTELL comes from the coding sequence ATGATTTCTTCACATAATTCGGATTCGAATTTATATCGAAGAATAAAGCAAAGCTTCGTTCGAATAATTATTCTTCTTTTAACCGTCGGACTGATATATTTTCAAACTTTTCCGGAAAAGCAAATTTTGTTTTCAGAAAATCGGTTGGTTTATCTGCCTGAAAACTTGGAATCGGTGCTGCTGGAATCCGATTGGGTTCGATTAGACGAGCTTCCGTCCGGTAGCACTAATTATTTAGTCGAAGTCGAGGACGCAAGGTTCTATCGACACGCAGGTTATTCGCTTTCTGACATTCAGTCTTCCGTTTTGCAGGCTATAATTTTCTTCAGGAAATTGCGGGGCGCTAGCACTATCGATCAGCAATTGGCTAGAACGTTATTTTTGTCTCGGGATAAGACCTTATCGAGAAAGTTGAGAGAAATCCGAATTGCACAAAGCTTGGATTCCGAATTAGGTAAAAAAGGGATTTTAGAATACTATTTGAATTTGGTTTACTGGGGACGCGGCCTTAACGGAATTCATAAATCGTCGGAATATTATTTTAGAAAGCATCCCCGAAACTTGGAATTAAGGGAATTCAAAGCGTTGGTTCAAATATTAAAAAAACCCGATGCATATTCAAGGGAAGAAGTTCGCAGCTTAACAGAGCTTCTTTAA
- a CDS encoding RibD family protein, producing the protein MNLPYLSVNMAMTLDGKVSRPDGKWYGLSSRNDKKRMDEIRAVSDGLILGKNSLVNDDPVTHLRYVDQKAEPRPILLVRNGTLPENRKVFQNSQKKPLLFCTKRNESMIRSNLSDLSEIIVLGDDDIDAESVMQKLSDLEFKNILLEGGPRLNDSFFRKNLIQRIYLTIVPFLIGQSGLPSIADGKLAYPSFDSARWKLTSCERKEDEVFLVYDKRI; encoded by the coding sequence ATGAACCTTCCATATCTATCCGTAAATATGGCAATGACTCTGGATGGAAAAGTTTCCCGCCCTGACGGAAAATGGTACGGGCTTTCTTCCAGAAATGATAAAAAGAGAATGGATGAAATCCGCGCCGTTTCCGACGGATTGATTCTAGGAAAAAATAGTTTAGTAAACGACGATCCTGTAACTCATTTACGGTACGTGGATCAAAAGGCAGAACCGCGTCCGATCTTACTCGTTCGCAACGGGACATTACCGGAAAACCGAAAAGTCTTTCAAAATTCCCAGAAGAAACCTCTCCTGTTCTGTACAAAACGCAATGAATCTATGATTCGCTCTAATCTTTCCGATCTATCTGAAATCATCGTATTAGGCGATGATGATATCGATGCGGAGAGTGTGATGCAAAAATTAAGCGATTTAGAGTTTAAGAATATTCTTTTGGAAGGAGGGCCGAGGCTTAACGATTCTTTCTTTCGAAAGAATCTTATCCAAAGAATTTACCTTACAATCGTGCCCTTCTTGATCGGTCAGTCTGGTTTGCCGTCGATAGCAGACGGGAAGTTAGCCTATCCATCGTTCGATAGCGCCCGATGGAAACTGACATCCTGCGAACGAAAAGAAGACGAAGTCTTTTTGGTGTATGATAAGCGAATATGA
- a CDS encoding (2Fe-2S)-binding protein has translation MNSSDFNQIDLNALMRPRKVCVCNQVSEEEIVSSIRRGNDTLGKLMQDTLCCTGCGTCRGKVTKLLAETLSTRAE, from the coding sequence ATGAATTCTTCCGATTTTAATCAGATTGACTTAAATGCCTTAATGCGACCTCGCAAAGTCTGTGTTTGCAATCAGGTATCGGAAGAGGAAATAGTAAGCTCCATTCGCAGAGGCAACGATACACTCGGAAAGTTGATGCAGGACACGCTTTGCTGTACCGGATGCGGTACATGTCGAGGTAAAGTAACGAAACTACTTGCAGAAACGCTTTCAACCCGCGCCGAATGA
- a CDS encoding MFS transporter, with protein MHVTKRAPMREILGWCMFDFANSSYTTVIISVTYGVVFSQLIVPPSANSDNPYETGNFLWGLALAFSYLIVVITGPIFGAVTDYSAKKKAFLFWSYILCVITTAALWFVVSPGQFGLAFLLIILSNFFFASGENFTSSFLPFLGPKDELGKISGYAWGIGYFGGIAAVALVDTLGEPIPSNYDNMRLVGPYTAFFFLMAGIPTFLLLKEYSTGSPKPEGVSYLKIGFDRVQSTIKDIQHFRDMAIYLVSLFFAMAALGVVISFAFIYGTQEIQMEKEHRIAMFLFIQLFAAVGAVLFGFIQDKIGALKTFNITLVLWIVCLLLIYWVREVAATINSFGIHASVQWTFVGITILAGTGLGSTQSASRAIVGIFSPESKSGEFYGLWGLSGKVAAAFGLVAISVLQTLLSLRNAFLAVSVFFLIALLVNLFVNEERGIKKSDEYDKRHPHH; from the coding sequence ATGCATGTTACCAAACGCGCCCCCATGAGAGAAATCTTGGGTTGGTGCATGTTCGATTTTGCCAACTCCAGTTATACAACGGTAATTATAAGCGTTACCTACGGAGTGGTTTTCAGCCAACTAATCGTTCCACCTTCGGCAAATTCGGATAATCCTTATGAAACGGGAAATTTTCTTTGGGGTCTCGCATTGGCGTTTTCCTATCTGATTGTGGTCATAACCGGACCGATTTTCGGAGCGGTAACTGATTATTCCGCGAAGAAAAAAGCATTCTTATTTTGGAGCTACATTCTTTGTGTGATTACTACGGCTGCTCTTTGGTTCGTGGTCTCGCCCGGTCAATTTGGATTGGCCTTTCTATTAATAATTCTTTCAAATTTCTTTTTCGCCTCAGGAGAAAATTTCACTTCAAGCTTTCTTCCTTTTCTCGGTCCTAAAGACGAGCTGGGAAAAATTTCAGGATACGCTTGGGGAATCGGTTATTTCGGAGGAATTGCCGCCGTCGCCCTTGTCGACACCTTAGGGGAGCCGATCCCGTCCAACTATGATAATATGCGATTAGTGGGTCCGTATACCGCCTTCTTCTTTTTAATGGCTGGAATTCCGACTTTCTTACTTCTAAAGGAATATTCCACAGGAAGCCCAAAACCTGAAGGAGTCAGCTATTTAAAGATCGGATTTGACCGAGTACAAAGTACTATTAAAGATATTCAACACTTCAGAGATATGGCCATATATCTGGTTTCCCTCTTTTTTGCAATGGCAGCGTTAGGCGTAGTTATCAGTTTTGCGTTCATCTACGGAACCCAGGAAATCCAGATGGAAAAAGAGCATAGAATTGCGATGTTTCTTTTCATTCAATTATTTGCGGCCGTCGGTGCGGTCTTGTTCGGTTTTATCCAGGATAAGATTGGTGCATTAAAAACATTTAATATTACTTTGGTTCTTTGGATCGTTTGTCTATTGCTGATCTATTGGGTCAGAGAAGTTGCGGCAACAATTAACTCTTTCGGTATTCATGCATCGGTTCAATGGACGTTCGTGGGAATTACGATTTTGGCTGGTACCGGTTTAGGTTCGACGCAATCCGCAAGCAGAGCCATTGTGGGAATTTTTTCCCCAGAATCAAAATCCGGCGAATTTTACGGCTTATGGGGACTCTCAGGTAAAGTGGCAGCGGCATTCGGGCTAGTGGCGATAAGCGTTTTGCAGACTCTACTATCTCTACGGAACGCATTCCTGGCAGTAAGCGTTTTCTTTCTGATAGCACTACTAGTAAATCTATTCGTGAACGAGGAAAGAGGAATTAAAAAGTCGGATGAATATGATAAACGACATCCGCATCATTAA
- a CDS encoding ankyrin repeat domain-containing protein has translation MASVIEKGNNEQAVKMLEAGTNPNDLRTCDTPLYIAVKKGELSLVQLLLKKGANPNLRSRECNYRDLFGQYKAANRSPLEAVKTLELAKIILEAGADPRWGSYEVTDTITNWTPLYRAILAERYDIAKYLVEKGANINLYDDMNGKHVFLRLLSERKDSRANALRSLLLSKGAKELSFVTSPKKNISDSQTSLYRHIPTGNVTIMTPEMVSYLKESPSHAVPITYSIADGGYYHYSEFEWADTKQNLHEWLLLKRAEYEALKKKK, from the coding sequence TTGGCTTCCGTTATCGAAAAGGGAAATAACGAGCAAGCCGTTAAAATGCTGGAAGCAGGAACGAATCCGAACGATTTACGAACTTGCGATACACCCCTTTATATAGCTGTGAAAAAAGGTGAATTATCGCTAGTTCAACTTCTTTTAAAAAAAGGAGCAAATCCGAATCTGCGTTCTCGGGAATGTAATTATAGGGATCTATTCGGCCAATACAAAGCCGCTAATCGGAGTCCGTTGGAAGCGGTTAAGACATTGGAGTTGGCTAAGATCATTTTGGAGGCCGGCGCGGATCCACGCTGGGGAAGCTACGAGGTTACTGATACGATAACAAATTGGACTCCGCTCTATCGAGCGATACTTGCTGAACGGTACGATATAGCTAAGTACCTGGTTGAAAAAGGTGCCAATATCAATTTATACGACGATATGAATGGAAAGCATGTTTTCCTACGATTGCTTTCGGAAAGGAAAGACTCGAGAGCGAATGCTTTGCGGAGTTTGTTACTGTCAAAAGGGGCAAAGGAATTAAGCTTTGTGACTTCGCCTAAAAAAAATATTTCGGATAGTCAGACTAGCTTATATCGGCATATTCCAACCGGAAATGTAACGATAATGACTCCGGAAATGGTTTCTTACCTAAAGGAATCTCCGAGCCATGCCGTTCCGATCACTTATTCTATCGCGGACGGGGGATATTACCATTATTCCGAGTTTGAGTGGGCGGACACCAAGCAAAACTTGCACGAGTGGCTGCTCCTAAAGCGAGCCGAATACGAGGCTTTAAAAAAGAAGAAATAA
- a CDS encoding LIC13212 family protein has translation MKTRFLILFLSVLVSFQLQAAPKILTMEEREVERQIEAIRKAGFSDIEIDNLHASIAENIFKINKILQLDTTKKALRYIGDEPQELPQFLKTDRDNKPYLEIDMGSGESFWDFPKTYLYNARIFIYPGGTPEKLDKIIMQFKRTNSNGEIFVREMRRVINLDPKGPQVSQEGKRTPNNNKDIRLEYYSSYDTEFIWPDTPTQPIQAGVESKLHDEGNPLPYNKQKQIILTYKKYLRKVDKNVRYKLRDLELNQKRLISKMLEFQ, from the coding sequence ATGAAAACCCGATTCTTGATTCTTTTCCTTTCTGTGCTGGTTTCTTTCCAGCTTCAGGCAGCTCCTAAAATTCTTACTATGGAAGAGAGAGAAGTGGAGCGCCAAATCGAAGCAATTCGAAAGGCAGGGTTTTCCGATATTGAAATTGATAATCTTCATGCCTCCATTGCGGAGAATATTTTCAAAATTAATAAAATCTTGCAGCTGGATACAACTAAAAAAGCTCTTCGTTACATCGGAGACGAACCTCAGGAGCTACCTCAATTCTTAAAAACCGATCGAGACAATAAACCTTATTTAGAAATCGACATGGGTTCCGGAGAATCTTTTTGGGATTTCCCAAAGACGTACTTATACAATGCAAGAATTTTCATCTACCCCGGAGGTACGCCGGAAAAATTAGATAAGATCATTATGCAGTTTAAGAGAACGAACTCCAACGGAGAAATTTTCGTTCGAGAGATGCGGCGAGTGATCAATTTGGATCCGAAAGGACCGCAGGTCAGCCAAGAAGGAAAGCGTACCCCTAACAATAATAAAGATATTAGACTGGAATATTATTCTAGTTATGATACGGAATTCATTTGGCCGGACACCCCAACTCAGCCTATTCAAGCCGGAGTGGAATCGAAATTGCACGATGAGGGGAATCCTCTTCCATATAATAAACAAAAACAGATTATTTTAACCTACAAGAAATATCTGCGAAAAGTGGATAAGAACGTCCGTTATAAACTACGCGATTTAGAGCTGAACCAAAAACGTCTCATTTCTAAAATGCTGGAATTCCAGTAA
- a CDS encoding cytochrome C oxidase subunit IV family protein yields MELFLNYALYIIVSIGFLIPFTGLVVGAGAIVNATVAGFLVNFAAQVVEEDKLKSYLDKNKDTRIGKALQQAIDAGKTKLHPSGAVAATPAAHTSDEGHGEHHLISIKTYSLVFAALIIGTIVTVWVAGIDFGAANTVIAMLVATIKASLVLAYFMHLKYDNLMNRAIFGSGFLFLLLLFGFCVADIFTRSKIYLGFPY; encoded by the coding sequence ATGGAACTGTTTCTCAACTACGCTCTCTACATTATCGTTAGCATTGGATTTTTAATTCCTTTTACAGGACTTGTTGTCGGCGCCGGAGCCATCGTTAATGCGACGGTCGCAGGCTTTCTGGTCAATTTTGCCGCGCAAGTCGTGGAAGAAGACAAGCTCAAGTCTTATCTGGATAAGAATAAAGACACGCGCATAGGTAAAGCCTTACAGCAAGCGATCGACGCAGGCAAAACGAAATTGCACCCGAGCGGCGCCGTAGCAGCAACCCCCGCCGCTCATACCTCTGATGAGGGCCATGGAGAGCATCACCTAATTTCCATTAAGACTTATAGCTTAGTTTTCGCAGCACTGATTATCGGAACAATCGTCACCGTATGGGTAGCCGGAATCGACTTCGGGGCCGCTAACACTGTCATTGCAATGTTGGTTGCAACAATCAAAGCTTCTCTGGTTTTAGCTTACTTTATGCATTTAAAATATGATAACCTAATGAATAGGGCCATCTTCGGATCCGGATTCCTATTCTTGCTCCTTTTATTCGGTTTTTGCGTGGCGGATATCTTTACCCGTTCCAAAATCTATCTCGGTTTCCCTTACTAA
- a CDS encoding LIC_13215 family putative lipoprotein yields MKSKIRNLTVIGSSIIILSFACKEKVPEISKTVEIPELGLILNYEGWTYSESVFEERQTPITKKNSKKDLKVLFYLVDSEEYTRPGIRTSINFVSEPIPPRYSKATLDDYIASIGALYSNLYKNYEMLSVPQRLTIGKHKAALIEGRFLLENFEQSTEIHNYQLIFLKDGHAYIITGSTPEDEFKIKGPKILSTLKGIQESKGTNSSTY; encoded by the coding sequence ATGAAATCGAAAATTCGGAATTTGACCGTTATCGGCTCTTCGATCATAATTCTATCCTTTGCTTGCAAGGAGAAGGTCCCGGAAATCTCCAAGACTGTCGAAATACCTGAATTAGGATTGATCCTTAATTACGAAGGTTGGACTTATAGCGAATCCGTATTCGAGGAAAGACAAACCCCTATTACAAAAAAGAATTCAAAAAAGGATTTGAAGGTTCTATTTTATCTTGTCGACTCGGAAGAATATACTAGGCCCGGCATTCGCACGAGTATTAACTTCGTTTCCGAACCTATTCCGCCCCGTTACTCAAAAGCGACTCTGGACGATTACATCGCGTCGATTGGGGCACTCTATTCGAACTTATATAAGAATTATGAAATGCTTTCCGTACCGCAACGACTGACGATAGGAAAGCACAAGGCCGCCTTAATCGAGGGTCGGTTCCTATTGGAAAATTTCGAACAATCGACAGAAATTCATAATTATCAACTTATATTTCTAAAAGACGGTCACGCATACATCATAACCGGATCGACTCCCGAAGACGAATTTAAGATAAAAGGCCCGAAAATTCTTTCTACCTTGAAAGGAATACAGGAAAGTAAAGGTACAAATTCCTCCACGTATTAG
- a CDS encoding bacteriohemerythrin, translating into MKESTVGRIRTIWQTFDMALNIPAIDKQHIWLIAMIVELEDDLESADPVSMESNFTRTLTRALDYTIEHFSLEEKVLESINYQKLGQHRIQHTRFIAVLRRRARERVTGDYKKAALNLLRNLRTWLFQHILSEDRAYLDAVQIHYDEIKDWMNAQFLNSPHSDEVEDLYRRVMSSSGMGREFEFQTIGEDNLRIISELWFRYKLKTGIAIVDMQHLWLLQLLVRTEKLHRQRLKQEIKNDVLSGRIKEALTATVDYIKEHFSTEEAIMRKFSFHDTNSHIKQHRDFNIIINDLIQGSRNDDTDAISKLLQDLKEWLISHIAVEDKKLFYFFRSRLGEVNEYVRELNQQGKIHIWKDAVSIYRLLVEYEETPTLKT; encoded by the coding sequence GTGAAGGAAAGCACAGTCGGAAGAATTCGAACTATTTGGCAAACCTTTGACATGGCCCTAAATATTCCTGCGATCGATAAACAGCATATCTGGCTAATCGCTATGATCGTCGAACTAGAGGATGATTTGGAATCGGCCGATCCGGTCTCGATGGAAAGTAATTTTACGAGAACTTTAACTCGCGCCTTAGATTATACCATCGAACATTTCTCTCTTGAGGAGAAAGTTCTCGAAAGCATCAACTACCAAAAACTAGGTCAACACAGAATCCAACATACTCGATTTATTGCAGTTTTGAGAAGAAGGGCGAGAGAAAGAGTCACCGGCGATTATAAAAAGGCCGCTTTGAATCTTCTTAGAAATTTAAGAACCTGGTTGTTTCAGCATATTCTTTCGGAAGACCGTGCCTATCTCGATGCCGTGCAGATACATTATGATGAAATCAAAGATTGGATGAATGCTCAATTTTTGAATTCCCCTCATAGTGACGAGGTTGAGGATCTTTATAGAAGAGTGATGAGTTCCTCAGGTATGGGGAGAGAGTTCGAATTTCAAACGATCGGAGAAGATAATCTTAGAATTATTTCCGAACTTTGGTTCAGATATAAATTGAAGACCGGGATTGCTATAGTCGATATGCAGCATCTCTGGTTACTGCAACTATTGGTTAGAACCGAAAAATTACATCGTCAAAGATTAAAGCAAGAGATCAAAAACGATGTCCTAAGCGGTCGAATCAAGGAAGCTCTAACTGCCACGGTGGATTATATTAAAGAACATTTCAGTACCGAAGAGGCAATTATGAGAAAATTCAGCTTTCATGACACGAACTCGCATATCAAGCAGCACCGAGATTTTAACATAATAATAAACGATTTGATTCAAGGAAGTAGAAACGACGATACGGATGCCATATCGAAATTACTGCAGGATCTAAAGGAATGGTTGATCAGTCACATTGCAGTTGAGGACAAAAAGCTATTTTATTTCTTTCGATCACGCTTGGGAGAGGTGAACGAATATGTAAGGGAATTAAACCAGCAAGGAAAGATTCATATTTGGAAAGATGCGGTAAGCATATACAGACTTCTCGTCGAATACGAAGAGACGCCGACTCTTAAAACCTAA
- a CDS encoding gamma carbonic anhydrase family protein: protein MKIHETAFIHPAATLIGLLELGPYASVWPGAVLRADMNSIHLGEGVNIQDNTTLHTDSTRGIFIDEYTLVGHNAMLHGCKIGKGCLIGIGSVILDEAEIGDGAMIFAGCMIRGGKKIPPRAMVVPKNGEIVIYPRKAKPIMTIAGCLEYIELSKRFLTNQFGPFSKEEELHFVKEAEQIVSRLGI from the coding sequence ATGAAGATCCACGAGACCGCATTTATTCATCCGGCTGCAACTTTAATCGGTCTCTTAGAGTTGGGACCGTACGCATCGGTTTGGCCCGGAGCAGTGCTTCGTGCCGATATGAATTCCATTCATTTAGGCGAAGGTGTAAATATTCAGGATAATACCACTCTCCATACGGACTCGACTCGGGGAATCTTTATCGACGAGTACACTTTGGTGGGCCATAATGCCATGCTCCACGGCTGCAAAATCGGTAAAGGATGTCTGATCGGTATAGGCTCCGTAATTTTGGACGAGGCCGAGATCGGCGACGGCGCAATGATTTTTGCAGGCTGCATGATTCGCGGGGGCAAGAAAATTCCTCCTCGGGCAATGGTCGTACCTAAAAACGGTGAAATAGTCATCTATCCGCGAAAAGCAAAACCGATAATGACCATCGCCGGTTGCCTCGAATATATCGAATTATCTAAGAGGTTCCTAACGAATCAATTCGGGCCATTCTCAAAAGAAGAAGAATTACATTTCGTTAAAGAAGCTGAGCAAATAGTCTCTCGCTTAGGCATATAA